From one Triticum urartu cultivar G1812 chromosome 3, Tu2.1, whole genome shotgun sequence genomic stretch:
- the LOC125545868 gene encoding stress enhanced protein 1, chloroplastic-like, producing MALFSILRSSPLAVPAASSSRRPNHGVCLLRVSTRTAPSSLSVRCEQSSKPGGGSVVDVWASRLAMMSFAAAVVAEVSTGKGFVENFGVATPAPALALVVTALVIGLAVLFIVRSGAQD from the exons ATGGCGCTCTTCTCCATCCTACGCTCGTCTCCGCTGGCCGTCCCCGCGGCCTCTTCTAGCCGCCGCCCCAACCATGGTGTCTGCCTACTACGCGTCAGCACCAGGACCGCGCCGTCATCTCTGTCCGTGAGGTGCGAGCAGAGCAGCAAGCCGGGCGGCGGCAGCGTCGTCGACGTGTGGGCGAGCCGCCTGGCCATGATGAGCTTCGCCGCGGCGGTCGTCGCCGAGGTGTCCACCGGCAAGGGCTTCGTGGAG AACTTCGGCGTGGCGACACCGGCGCCGGCGTTGGCGCTGGTGGTGACGGCGCTCGTCATCGGCCTGGCCGTCCTCTTCATCGTCAGGTCGGGAGCGCAAGATTGA